CCTCTCGGAGTTGTATGCCGCGCGCGCGGTCATCGAACAGGCCAAGGGCGCGGTCATGGTGGTCTACGGCATCGACGCCGATCAGGCGTTCCGGCTACTGATCTGGCGTTCGCAGGAAACCAACACCAAATTGCGCGAGCTGGCGGCGCGGCTGGTGGCGGATCTGCGCACGCTCACCGATTCGTCGGGCTCG
This sequence is a window from Nocardia yunnanensis. Protein-coding genes within it:
- a CDS encoding ANTAR domain-containing protein, which codes for MTHDDIETHDDIETHDDIDANLSELYAARAVIEQAKGAVMVVYGIDADQAFRLLIWRSQETNTKLRELAARLVADLRTLTDSSGSMRARFDHLLLTVHQRVQQD